From a single Serratia surfactantfaciens genomic region:
- the fieF gene encoding CDF family cation-efflux transporter FieF (FieF, a metal efflux transporter, is a member of the CDF (cation diffusion facilitator) family of transporters.): MEQRYARLVKSAALAATALASSLLLIKIVAWYHTGSVSLLAALVDSLVDIAASLTNLLVVRYSLQPADAEHTFGHGKAESLAALAQSMFISGSALFLFLTGFQHLYAPQTLRDPGIGVVVTVIALVSTLVLVTYQRWVVRKTRSQAVRADMLHYQSDVMMNGAILIALGLSWYGFQRADALFALGIGVYILYSALRMGYEAVQSLLDRALPDDERQAIIEVVSSWPGVKGAHDLRTRQSGPTRFIQLHLEMDDTLPLREAHRLADQVEQALRHRFAGADVIIHLDPCSVVPPGRRGHWEL; encoded by the coding sequence ATGGAACAGCGCTATGCACGCCTGGTGAAGTCCGCTGCGTTGGCCGCTACCGCGCTGGCGTCGTCGCTGCTGTTGATTAAAATCGTCGCCTGGTATCACACCGGTTCGGTCAGTCTGTTGGCGGCGCTGGTGGATTCGCTGGTCGATATCGCGGCATCGCTGACCAACCTGCTGGTGGTACGCTATTCGCTGCAGCCGGCCGATGCCGAACACACTTTCGGCCACGGCAAAGCGGAGTCGCTGGCGGCGCTGGCGCAAAGCATGTTTATTTCCGGTTCCGCCCTGTTTCTGTTCCTCACCGGCTTTCAGCATCTGTATGCGCCGCAAACGCTGCGCGATCCCGGCATCGGCGTCGTTGTGACGGTGATAGCGCTGGTCAGCACCCTGGTTTTGGTGACTTATCAACGCTGGGTGGTCAGAAAAACGCGCAGTCAGGCAGTGCGCGCAGATATGCTGCATTATCAGTCAGATGTCATGATGAATGGTGCTATTCTTATCGCTCTTGGGCTAAGCTGGTACGGCTTCCAGCGGGCGGATGCGCTGTTCGCGCTGGGCATCGGCGTTTACATCCTCTATAGCGCACTGCGCATGGGCTATGAAGCGGTGCAGTCGTTGTTGGATAGGGCGTTGCCGGATGACGAGCGCCAGGCGATTATCGAAGTGGTTTCTTCCTGGCCCGGGGTGAAAGGCGCGCACGATCTGCGCACGCGGCAGTCGGGGCCGACGCGTTTCATCCAGCTGCATCTGGAGATGGACGACACGCTGCCGCTGCGCGAGGCACATCGGTTGGCCGATCAGGTTGAACAGGCATTGCGGCACCGTTTTGCGGGGGCAGACGTCATCATTCACCTGGATCCGTGCTCCGTGGTGCCGCCGGGTAGGCGGGGGCATTGGGAGCTATAA
- the cpxP gene encoding cell-envelope stress modulator CpxP — MRKATALVMASLLAIGSTAAFAADTIPDAAQPPGNDAMTRIPGQHHMFDGVSLSEQQRQQMRDLMRQARHDLPGVNVAEMEAMHKLVTAEKFDEAAVYAQAEKMAQQQVKRQVEMARVRNQMYNLLTPEQKSVLDQKHQQRMQQMEQQISGLQQASAQK; from the coding sequence ATGCGTAAGGCGACCGCATTAGTTATGGCATCACTGCTGGCAATTGGTTCGACCGCTGCCTTCGCTGCCGACACTATACCGGATGCAGCCCAACCTCCCGGCAACGACGCGATGACCCGAATACCCGGCCAGCACCACATGTTTGACGGTGTCAGCCTCAGCGAACAGCAGCGCCAACAAATGCGCGATTTGATGCGCCAGGCCCGGCACGATCTGCCTGGTGTCAATGTAGCTGAAATGGAAGCCATGCATAAACTGGTGACCGCAGAGAAATTTGATGAAGCCGCCGTGTATGCCCAGGCGGAAAAGATGGCCCAACAGCAGGTCAAGCGCCAGGTGGAAATGGCCCGGGTGCGCAACCAAATGTATAACCTGCTGACGCCAGAGCAAAAAAGTGTTTTAGACCAGAAACATCAGCAGCGTATGCAGCAGATGGAGCAACAAATTTCTGGTTTGCAACAAGCTTCTGCCCAGAAGTGA
- the cpxR gene encoding envelope stress response regulator transcription factor CpxR: MNKILLVDDDRELTSLLKELLEMEGFNIVVAHDGEQALSLLDSSVDLLLLDIMMPKKNGIDTLKELRQHHQTPVIMLTARGSELDRVLGLELGADDYLPKPFNDRELVARIRAILRRSNWSEQQQQVDSGAPTLDVDGLQLNPGRQEASFDGQVLDLTGTEFTLLYLLAQHLGQVVSRELLSQEVLGKRLTPFDRAIDMHISNLRRKLPDRKDGHPWFKTLRGRGYLMVSAT, from the coding sequence ATGAACAAGATTCTGTTAGTTGACGACGACCGCGAGTTGACCTCGCTGTTAAAAGAACTGCTTGAAATGGAAGGTTTTAATATCGTCGTCGCGCACGATGGCGAGCAGGCGTTGTCGCTGCTGGACAGCTCCGTCGATCTGCTGCTGCTCGACATCATGATGCCGAAGAAAAACGGCATCGATACACTGAAAGAACTGCGCCAGCATCACCAGACGCCGGTCATCATGCTGACCGCGCGCGGCAGCGAGCTGGACCGCGTGCTGGGCCTGGAGCTGGGCGCCGATGATTACCTGCCGAAACCCTTCAACGATCGCGAACTGGTCGCGCGTATCCGCGCCATTCTGCGCCGTTCCAACTGGAGCGAACAGCAACAGCAGGTCGACAGCGGCGCCCCGACGCTGGATGTCGATGGCCTGCAGCTGAACCCCGGTCGCCAGGAAGCCAGCTTCGACGGCCAGGTGCTGGATCTGACCGGCACCGAATTCACCCTGCTGTACCTGCTGGCGCAGCATCTTGGCCAGGTGGTGTCGCGCGAACTGCTGAGCCAGGAAGTGCTGGGCAAACGCCTGACCCCGTTCGATCGCGCCATCGACATGCACATCTCCAACCTGCGGCGTAAGCTGCCGGATCGCAAAGACGGGCATCCGTGGTTCAAAACCCTGCGCGGGCGCGGTTATTTGATGGTATCTGCAACATGA
- the cpxA gene encoding envelope stress sensor histidine kinase CpxA: MINSLTARIFAIFWFTLALVLMLVLMVPKLDSRQMTSLLDSEQRQGLMLEQHVEAELQNDPANDLMWWRRLFRAIDKWAPPGQRLLLVTSEGRVIGAQRNEMQIVRNFIGQSDNSDHPKKKKYGRVELVGPFAVRDGEDNYQLYLIRPANSPQSDFINLMFDRPLLLLIVTMLISAPLLLWLAWSLAKPARKLKNAADDVARGNLKQHPELEAGPQEFLATGASFNQMVSALERMMNAQQRLISDISHELRTPLTRLQLATALMRRRHGEGHELARIETEAQRLDSMINDLLALSRGQQKGELAREQLKANELWADVLDNARFEAEQMGKQLEIVAPPGPWTLFGNASALDSALENIVRNALRYSHTRIAVAFSADNQGVTIEVDDDGPGVSAEDREQIFRPFYRTDEARDRESGGTGLGLAIVEAAVNQHRGWVKAEDSPLGGLRLVLWLPLHHQRLSAKTEQ; encoded by the coding sequence ATGATCAATAGTTTGACGGCACGCATCTTCGCCATTTTCTGGTTCACATTAGCCCTGGTGCTAATGCTGGTGCTGATGGTGCCCAAGCTCGACTCCCGCCAAATGACCTCGCTGCTCGACAGCGAGCAGCGGCAGGGGTTGATGCTGGAACAACACGTCGAGGCCGAACTGCAAAACGATCCGGCCAACGATCTGATGTGGTGGCGCCGCCTGTTCCGCGCCATCGACAAATGGGCGCCGCCGGGCCAGCGCCTGCTGCTGGTCACCAGCGAAGGCCGGGTGATCGGCGCGCAGCGCAACGAAATGCAGATCGTCCGCAATTTCATCGGCCAATCCGATAACTCGGATCATCCGAAGAAGAAAAAGTACGGTCGCGTCGAGCTGGTGGGGCCGTTCGCAGTGCGAGACGGCGAAGACAACTACCAGCTGTACCTGATCCGTCCCGCCAACAGCCCGCAATCCGATTTCATCAACCTGATGTTCGACCGGCCGCTGCTGCTGCTGATTGTCACCATGCTGATCAGCGCCCCGCTGCTGTTGTGGTTGGCCTGGAGTCTGGCGAAACCGGCGCGCAAGCTGAAGAACGCCGCCGATGACGTGGCGCGCGGCAACCTGAAGCAGCACCCGGAGCTGGAGGCCGGCCCGCAGGAATTCCTGGCCACCGGCGCCAGTTTCAACCAGATGGTCAGCGCGCTGGAACGCATGATGAACGCCCAGCAACGGCTGATATCGGACATCTCGCACGAGCTGCGCACGCCGCTGACGCGCCTGCAGCTGGCCACCGCGCTGATGCGCCGCCGTCACGGTGAAGGCCACGAGCTGGCGCGCATCGAAACCGAAGCGCAGCGGCTGGATTCGATGATCAACGATCTGCTGGCGCTGTCGCGCGGACAGCAGAAGGGCGAACTGGCGCGCGAACAGCTGAAGGCCAACGAACTGTGGGCCGACGTGCTGGACAACGCCCGTTTCGAAGCGGAACAGATGGGCAAACAATTGGAGATCGTCGCACCGCCCGGCCCGTGGACGCTGTTCGGCAACGCGAGTGCGCTCGACAGCGCGTTGGAAAACATCGTGCGCAACGCCCTGCGTTATTCGCATACCCGCATCGCCGTGGCGTTCAGCGCCGACAATCAGGGCGTAACCATTGAAGTGGATGACGACGGCCCCGGCGTCAGCGCCGAAGATCGCGAGCAGATTTTCCGTCCGTTCTACCGTACCGATGAAGCGCGCGACCGCGAGTCCGGCGGCACCGGCCTCGGCCTGGCTATCGTCGAGGCAGCGGTCAACCAGCATCGCGGCTGGGTGAAGGCGGAAGACAGCCCACTGGGCGGGCTGAGGCTGGTGCTGTGGCTGCCGCTGCATCATCAACGCCTATCGGCTAAGACAGAACAGTAA
- the trmL gene encoding tRNA (uridine(34)/cytosine(34)/5-carboxymethylaminomethyluridine(34)-2'-O)-methyltransferase TrmL, with protein MLNIVLFEPEIPPNTGNIIRLCANTGFNLHLIEPLGFPWDDKRLRRAGLDYHEFTRVRRHADYAAFLAAENPQRLFALTTKGTPAHSAVSYQAGDYLLFGPETRGLPADILDALPAQQKIRIPMQAQSRSMNLSNAVAVVVYEAWRQLDYAGALIKA; from the coding sequence ATGCTGAACATCGTTTTATTTGAACCTGAAATCCCACCCAACACCGGCAATATCATCCGCCTGTGCGCCAATACCGGCTTTAATCTGCACCTGATCGAACCGCTGGGTTTTCCGTGGGACGACAAGCGCCTGCGCCGCGCCGGGCTGGACTACCATGAGTTCACCCGCGTCCGCCGTCATGCCGACTACGCCGCCTTCCTCGCCGCCGAAAATCCGCAGCGGCTGTTCGCCCTCACGACCAAGGGTACCCCGGCGCACAGCGCCGTCAGCTATCAGGCCGGCGACTACCTGCTGTTCGGCCCGGAAACCCGCGGGTTGCCCGCCGATATCCTTGATGCGCTGCCTGCGCAGCAAAAAATCCGCATCCCGATGCAGGCGCAAAGCCGCAGCATGAACCTGTCGAATGCCGTCGCGGTGGTGGTTTATGAGGCCTGGCGGCAGCTGGACTATGCCGGCGCGTTGATCAAGGCGTAA